The Leishmania panamensis strain MHOM/PA/94/PSC-1 chromosome 23 sequence DNA window TTTCATCTTTTCTGATGCTTCATCAAactgctcccctctccactttTCTTCTTATGTGTTTGTCTCATTTTTGCTGCATTTTTGTTCGTCCTGTCGCCCCTTAACAACTTCAACAGGAAAAAAACTACCTGGCTGTAGCAGTCACAAActggagaggaagaaaaagaggcgaggTACTAAGAGCCTCGTGGGTGCTTGCAATGTCTCGTATGAGTGTGCCGCCGAAGGTCGGGAAGCGGCCCGACATCGCCATGGAGAACACCAATCCAAAGGTTTTTTTTGACATCAACATCGACAACAAGCCAGCTGGCCGCATCGTCATGGAGCTGTACGCTGACACGGTCCCCAAGACGGCCGAGAATTTTCGAGCTCTCTGCACAGGAGAAAAGGGCAAGGGTAGGAGTGGCAAGCCCCTGCATTACAAGAACAGCGTGTTTCACCGCGTCATCCCGAACTTCATGATCCAAGGCGGCGACTTTACTCGCGGAAATGGCACTGGCGGTGAGTCCATCTATGGCACGACTTTCCGGGATGAGTCGTTCTCTGGGAAGGCCGGCCGACACACTGGGCTTGGGTGTCTTTCAATGGCCAATGCAGGTTCCAATACGAACGGGTCACAATTTTTTATTTGTACTGCGGCCACTCCGTGGCTCGATGGCAAGCATGTTGTCTTTGGGCGTGTCATCAACGGCCTTGACGTCGTGAAAAAAGTCGAGCGGCTAGGATCGTCCTCTGGAAAGACGCGCAGTCGCATCGTGGTGTCCGACTGCGGTGAGCTGGCGGGTGATAAGACAAAGGCACAattgcagcagcaccagcagcagaagcagcaacCGGCGAAGGCATCTGTGGGCATGAGGCCGGTCACTGACACAAAGGCTGTGGAGAAAAAGCTGGTAGTTTCTTCGCCAGTCGCCGAGGCGAAAAAGACTCTCTGTGCAAAGAAAGATGCACTACCACGGGCAAGCGCATCAAgtgaggcgaagaagcgtATACGCGAGGTGAACGAAGACGAAGCACGGCTGGTACGCCTTCGTGAGAAAAAGGCAAAATTGGCTGCTCTGCGTTCGAGCGCTGAAGGAAATGAGTAACTGCGTGCTCTAGCGACTACCCTGATTaagattttttttttggtgaCTCTTTCTTTGTGCTTTCTCACTTTTGAGTATTAACGAAAAAGCGGAGACACGATGAGTCGAAGCAGTACCTAACAAATAAACAAAATAGGGAAAAGTAATCGAGCAAACGCTGGTGTGTCCCCCGTGTGGTGTGTTTTCTGAGTGAGCGCTAAAGGAGCGGCACGCTGGTCCGAGGACCTAGTCAACAACGTCTGCGGACAGCTGTTGGAGCCCTGCCACGCAGTGTCGGACACATGGTGTCGTTGCACTACTGTCAAGGGTGGGCACAACTTAGCATTCTGAGGCCTTTGGTGACGTATCCGCCGCGTACCCTTCTTAATActctttttctgttctccTATCCCTTTATTCACTTCCATaatttctctcttttttgctcATCTTACGTTTTTAAAATGCCCTCTGGCTTTTCCGCCTGTATCATTCATGCGGTGCACAGTGCAGTTTGCTTCGAGAAGTGCGCCGCAACGGCATCCTTTGGGTTCTGTGTGTCGTGCAGGCACATCCTCCTGTCTCCGCCACGATTGCTCAGAAAAAATGCTACGTTGTGTATCGAGAAGTCTGTGGTACCAGTTCAAGGACCTCAAAAGTAAGACCATTCTCGAAAAGCTCCGAAACAGAAAGCTTCAGCAAGGTGTCCACCCCTCTGACTTGGATATGGAGGAGCTAGCAAAGGAAAGCGGCATTGCGCCGCCAAGTAGTGTCAGTGTGCAGGACTTTATGCACGAGAAGGAGGCAGTGCTAGAGATGCTACAGGAGCAGCGACTGCGTCGCATAGCCAGGCGCGAAGCGTTCCTGGAGTGGCAGGCCGGGCAGCGCGAGAAAGGCGCCGCTCACAGGCTTGTTCGTCAATCACGAAAAGCAGAGAAGTATAAGCGCCGCCACTACCATGCCACGAGTGGGCGaatgctgccgctctctgtTTCTCCTGGCGAAGCACTGCCAGAACGTCACACGACCACGTCAGTACCAAAGGCCTGCGTATCATCGACCGAGTTTCTACGGGGAGGTTCAGCAGAAAAGTATCACGCAATACACCTCTCTTTAGGGAAAAAGTGACCACCTGCTCCAATGAGCGtggctctctcctctgcacgATCTCTTCACACAAAATGTACCTaaacgaagaaaaacagGAAGGCAAACGAGTCGAGTAAAGTTTCCCCTCCTATCTGCTCGCCGCTTTTTTCGAGGACGGTGAGGACCACTAGTCCTTGCTGCGCGACCACGGACAGCATGTGTGCAGatgcagaggaagaagaatCAGGTGTGCCAATATagtggagggggaagaaggaggcgcGGTAACTTTTCAACCTCTCTCTATGTGGTTCATGCCTGTCCGCGTGCGCCCCGTTAGCGTCTCCGCGTCGATCTCTTAGCAACCCCTTGGCTGGAGGCCTACGTGCACACAACTCTCGCTGCTTTTCATTCTTCTCTCATTTCTTCCTCTGCACTGCGTGCGCGCCTACGTGCCGATCGACTCCGTTGCCGAAGGCTACACTCTGAGCAGTACACCAAATCCAACGAACGTGTTATGTTCACCAAGTTTCTCTCCCGCGTGAGGGCGTTGCCGCCAAGATCGGGGGACTGGGCCAACAAGCTGGGGCCTGTTGCTCTCATGGGCTATTCGGGAGGAGCGCACATGAGTTCAACGAAGCTGCTGAACCATTTCTATGAGTCTCCACGAGACTGTGACATGTATGCGGAGTTGACTTTCCATGAGCCCGGCCCTGTCGAGTGTCCACCGGAGACGGTCATTTTTCTCCCTGTAATTCAGTGTGGTGAGATGCTCAATGACACAAATGAGCCCAGCGGTGTCACCAAGGACGACTGGTACGTAGCTTTGACGGAGGCAACGACAGAGTTGCTGGAGAAGGGCTACGTACCAGTGAgcgctggtggcgacggGTCAGCGACACTGGCCATGATTGAGGCGTACAAGCGGCTTTTCCAGTCAAGTGAGGTGGTTCTCATTCACTTTTCTTCGAAACCGTCTCTTGAAAGGGCGGAGCAGCCGATTCGTGTCTTGCTTGAGAAGGACCTGTTGAAGGGTGTTGTCGAGATCGGTAATCGCTGCGTCTCGTCCGGCGACCGCAAAATACGCAAGCAGAACAAGATTATGTACATGGATATTCAAGCCATCTACGCGAAGGGGCTATTTTGCATTCGCGATATCCGCAATGACTATCCCGTTTTTCTTAGCATTGACGCTGATGTATTGGACCCGGCCTTTGCACCGGCCGTGCAGTCGCCTGTGTCTGGGGGTCTCTCTACACGGGACCTCTTGCACATCATGACCGGCATCCGAGGCCCCAAGGTGGCTGGTATTGACATCCACGGGTACCACCCTACTCTTGATGTGTGCCGTGGCGATGGACTGGGGTTGACGCAGATGGCATTGGCAAAAGTGTTAAAGGAATCGATTGTCAAAGCGTACACAATCTCTACGCAGACTGCAGAGGAGGGTCTTGAACGAGTCCGCATGCTGCAACGACAGGGTACGCTGTCTGACAACCCGTACCCCGACCACTGATGCGCCGCGTTGCTGTGGTACGTGTCGCGCTGTAGATAGCTTTGTGTCGAAGGTGTCTTTCGATTGTGTCGTATCCACAGAAAGCGTGCCAAGCGTATGTCTTTTTATTTTGCGTgaagcgatgcagcgcctcgctgcaTCGCGAAAACTCTAGCACCTCTGTGGCACTGCCGCTGGCTCAGCGTTGCCGGctcttctctgtttgtgCGAGCACCAAAGGTGCACGGGTGCAACTGTGGTGACGAACGCGATGTCTGCTCTATGGTGTGCAAGCTCGCATGACATTGCTGCGAATGTGCGGCGTATCTTCAtcggcgtttttttttctgctgttcAGCTCCATGTAAACCGTTGCATTatttccttcttttcctttcctcatGTTTCACAACTGCCTTGCTGAGACTCCTTCGCTTTGCCTGTCACACTGCCATATATCGTTGTAGAGGAAGCATATTGTTTTTCTACTCTCGCTCGTTATCCACAACGCTGAGTTGGGTCCAGTCACAAGCACTGAATCGTGCGCGCATACATACCTCCCCACACGTCCACAAAGGCGCAATGTCAACGAATGGAGCTGTAGTCCCGCGCGAGGGCTCGCCGCAATCGATTTCCGAGGAGCTCgagcgccgtcgcagcgaaGCCCGCACCTTGGAGCTGCAGGTCTCGCGTAAGGAAGCGGAGCTTCAGCGCGCCAAGGAAGAACAAGCActgctgaaggagatgcGCACTGTGAACGAGATGATCATtcgaaagaaggagagacagCACGGTGAGGGAATGGCGCGTGGCCTAACAATATCTCCCGAGTCTCTAGCAGAACTGAAAAGCTTGGAAGACGCGCTGAAGCTCGAGAGCCAAAAGACGGTGGGGCTCCAGAACGCAGCTAATGTCACTTTACGTcagatggaggaggtggaacgCTCGCTGGAGCAGACCGAGAAGCAACTTGTGAAGGCAAAGCGTTCCACTGGGTGGGATATCGACCGCAATTCTGCATGCACGGAGACGGCCGTGGAGAGTGAGttcaaggaaaagaagaagcagcTCTCTTCGCTGGCCTCCGAACAGCGCACTCTCACCGAGGTGTCGGAGCGACTGAAGCAGCAGGCTGCAGAGTTGCAATCCAAGATAGACGCCACTGAAGATATGGACGAGCTTTTcgctgaggcggaggaggagctgcgtcAGGCAAACACGCGCTATAAGGAGCTGAACGAGCAAGTCAAGAGCAATGAGCGCAttcaaaagaaaacagagcGCGTGCTGACGGTGGCGAACACACAGGACCTCTACAAGCCCATCCGGCAACTGGAGGGAGACAAGAGGGTGCTGCACTGCAACCTCTCCAAGCTGCGCGAGACCAATGTGAGCAACTCCAAGTCCATTCTTTCTCTCGAGGTCCGCCTGCGCCAGTTGGAGACCCGCCTAGAGGCCATCAACGGGTTTCTTCGGGAGGTCTtcgccgaggtggaggatGATGAACCCATGGACAATGTGCCGGAGGGTTCGGCTgaggtgccgctggcgcagtTCGAGGAGCTCAGTGCTGCCCTGGAGCTTTCCCGTGAGACGGTGGTACAACGTGACGATCAGTTAGATGAGCACGACTGCAAGATCGAACAGCTGGAGCGGAAGATCATTATTCTGCAGAACGCCATTACGTCGCGCGAGGTCTCCTCGAAGGTGCAATCCCGTGGAAGggacaagcagcagcgcgacatGTACTTGGCTTACtcacggcggcgatggaagCTGCAGGCAGAACGTGATCAACTTGCAGCGGAAAACATTACATTGCGGAAGAAGCTCGCGTCGGTGTAGCGACGTGGCGGTCCTGATagccctttttttctgttccATCATGTAATGTTTCGtcggtagtggtggtgagtGTTGACGTCCATTGTattgcttttctttttttcctctgttGATGTCCACCTGCGTTGTTGTCATGGCAAGGTCAAAGTGCAGGCTGCAAGTAAAATGGTACACGATTGTCTGCAAGAGGGGAATGGGAGGGGTACTGGGGAGGGGATGCCGCGGCAAGGTAACGCCTTGGTCGATATAGGGGAGGGATGGAGGACATCGAGGGTACAAGTAATGGCGTGAACGGCACTGGAGCAGGTGCGTCtgcttgttttcttcttcgtccctCCTCATCATGTTGTCTCTCCCCCAAACGGTTTCGCTCATAGTGCGGTTTCGTCGCATATCGAGATACCgtttgcccccccctccctcccgcctcATGCGTCTTCCCCTGCTGAGTCTAGTATGCGTAAGAGAGCTGGGAAAGGAGAatgaggaaaggagggacCCCTTGCAGTTGACCActggctgctgttgcagctttttttcttttggtaTGGACCTCTCTGATGCACTGACATGCAGCAGTGTGCATCACTACCATTCTTCCTTTTTGATGGACCCGCTGGGAGGGGATGTCACAGAGTGAaagtgtgagagaggggcggaCTGCAGACAGTATTGGCTCTCGCATCGTCTCCTCGCCTATGCAAATTCGAGTAGGGTTTAGacgtgtttgtgtgtgtgtgtgtgtgtgactgttGAAGCATCTCAATCATCTTTCCGCCTCTGCGCTCCTACGCCGTATCGTCATcattctctttttcctcgaCTGTACCAGCTGTGCCGCTCAAGTGTCTGTATCTATGTGCATGTATGGCTTTGACGccacctttttcttctcttctttgttcaCCTTTTTCGTTTCATGTTTTCGATGTGTCTTCTCGTGCGTCAGGTGGCGTAGGACTggcacaaaggagagaggtggatgTCACACCTAGTAACGGCGTCgaagaggcagcgcagcgtgtGGAAGCTCATAACACCATCAACTGCCATGTCTCCTCCCTGTGTTCGTTTCACTTTTAGAGCAACACTCGCGTGAATCTTGCCGATTACACCAAAGGCGCCCACAACACTTTCCCCAGCTGCTTatgtttctttctttctcgcgtACTCTCGATGTCGGTGTGCGCGCGGCGGTGTGGGATTGCATGCGGGACACCAGTGTCGGTGTTGACTGACACTGCCATTTAATTCCGCTCCAAAGGTCCATAACCTCGACCGTGGATGGCGAatgcgctctctctgtgcagcGTAACTGTCGCTGTAAGCTTCTAGGCATGTCTTATTTACAGCCCCTCTTTCATGCAATCACCCTTGCACGTATTCATCATCTTCTCCGTTTCTCGTGTCTTGTCCGTGCACCCATGCGGATCGTCGTCTCGTGGCTCAGCTCAAGTACACCAATtccgctcttttctctgcttcaCATTCCAGCGTGTTATGTAACCACTTTTTACCGCGGCACAATGACAGCACTCGTGGAGGAAATAAGGGAGAAGTACTCGCTGTCGCTATCAGCTGACTACGTCGAGCGTTGTTTGCAGTCGAAGGCGTCGCTGACCTCCCTAGAGCTTTATCAGAAATCGCTTTCGGAAAACTTACGGGATATCTGCGGCTCAAGCCTGCTGCCGTACGGGATTGCCACCCAGGTCTCTGCCACCCTTCCCAACGCTGTCGTCATGCAAATCAACGCGTCGCGTGACGCTACGCAGCCGTTGCGTCCCTGCGCGGATACCTCTGAGGAGGAAGCTATTCTCAATGCTGCCGTTCAGCGCCACTCCAGCAAACGTCTGCTGCGATTGCAGCTGACTGACGGAAATGTCGAGCTCCCAGCGCTGGAGCTGTCCACCTTGCGCGTGTTCAAGGGAATCCCGACCCCTGGTGAGAAGGTGTTGATTCACAAGGATGCCGAGGTGCATAACGGCTGCATCATCTTCTCCGAAAGCAACGTCTCCTTGCTCGGCGGTGAGGTGCATCAGCTGAAGCAGGACTTCctcgcccaccgccgccgactAGAGGCTGGGTATCAGACGAGCAACGGCCTCGATGGGGCACCTCGTTTTGCGCCTCTGATGGTTGGGCAGCAGTACCACCGTAATGTGACGCACATTGGTTCCTCAGCTGACATGGGACAGCACGGTGGAACTACACTGTGCAACGCGAACGGGCGTGGGAGAGGGCGCGGGAGCTACGCtcacagcggtggcggtgccggctATGCCCAGCAAGCAAACGATAGCTATGGGAGGCGTGGCAGGGGCGGCGGTCATAGCAGGGGTGGCCgtggcggccgcggtggtgaTAACGCTTATGGCAACGACGGTTGGCgtagtggggggaggagcggtggtggccacGGTGGACGAGGCGTTGGTGGTGGCGTCAACTACTGCGGGCGTGTCGGGGATGTATCGCACCACGTTGACACCGCAAACTTCCAGCCGTGCACGGAGAAGTTTCCGGAGATTAACGAGGCAAATTTTCCGCGGCTGGTATGAGGCTGAGCGCTGCCCCTCACCAGGAAGGTAGATGTGGGGGGGCGTAGAGTGCGGCTCCTGGATTAGCAGCTATGCGTCGTATGCTTGGCTTGCGTTCTAGTATCATTGTGGAGATGTTCGTCTGCAGCAACACCTACACGAAAATACACATGAGAAGTACGAAGTGAGGCACCCGCACACATGTGCACAAAGGTAAGCAAGCTGTTTTGCACCTACTCGAATCACAGCGTAGCTCAGTAAAGACGGTTcttgagggaggagggaaggctGTGGCTGCATGCAATTCCGTACGTCTCAGCGGTGTTTTTCTCCCGAGTGCGCAGACTGATGTGTGATGGCGACGCAGAAAACAGAGGAGCATGTCGTCCTGCCcatgtgtgtctgcggcAATGTGTTGAGGTGTTATGACGCATTCTATATCAATTGCAGCTATACATCCAACTGCTACTAGTCCCACCGGTGCATCTGAGGGTGGCACTGCGCAAAAAGTTCATTGCACGCGTCTCGTTTTTACTTTCGCTGCGGGTCCTCCTcacttccttttctctcagCTCAGGTCGGTACTCTAACGTTTAGTACACCCGCGCGCGCAGCTTTCCTTTAACCCTTTCTCAAATTAGCAGGTGGGGCAACGGAGAAAAGAAGTGACAttttctgccccccccccctccttcaacCTACCAAGACAGTCTGGCGAATACTTAGACGGACATCCATACACATTTCCACATTCTTGCGCCGCTCACGGCTGAGACGGCAGCACCTGATTTGTATTGCGATCGCTCCATTGACACCGAATGCCCACCAGTAGTACTCACAAAAGATTCCACCGTTGCTAGGCTGCAGTGTGATGAATACGAAGGGCGGCCAGCGCAATGTCCTCGTTGGTGCTTGCTACGACAGCAAGTATGCGAATGTGGAGACTTTGCGaaagctggtgctgctggactgCCGCTATGCATGGGTGGATCTGCCCTTTTCTACATGTGCGGCGCGCTACCAGATGCTCGCTCGccagcgcggtgctgctgcctccggcCCAACTACACGAGAGAACGCTGAGCTAGTGGCCCTGCTGAACACAGACAGCATTCCGCAGTATGTGTGGCCAGCTGCCAATCCGATGTGCGAGTGGGTCACATCCCATAGCAACATGTTTGAAGGCAAAAGCGTACTGGAGCTGGGGTGTGGGGCTGGCATTCTTGGGTTCACGGTAGCTCAGCATGCCAGGCAGGTAGTCCTGACTGACTGctcccctgtctctctcgcccttgTGCTTGAGTCAGTTGCGCGAAATGACTACCGCAATTGTGATGTGGCTGTTCTGCagtggggaagggaagaCCAGCTGGCGAAGATAAAGCTGGAGTGCAGTGTGGACTCCTTTGACATTGTGATAGGCAGCGACATCTTCTACTTCAGCAACAGTCTCAAAGCTGGACTTGAAACTGCACGCagcgctctcctcccccgACATGACAGCGATGCGGTGTTTCTCTGTGGTAGTGTTACCCGCTCCGACCGAATGGAGTTCGACCTCGAGCAAATTCCACTCCGGGAAGGGTTCGTCCTTGCTGAGTTGCTCGTGCTGGACCCGTTTCGCCTCTACATTTGGAAGATGTCTGCCTCGCAGTAGTCCTTTCTCTCCGACTCTTGCCTGAATACTCATAAAGAACTCTAGCGTTTGGCAGCCGATCACCTGCCTGTCGTCGAGGTCAATCACGGTGCGACGTTGAGGGCGAAGAGCTGCCGGGCGGACCAGCTCCCAACCCTCACTGTAATGTTATGCCCGGTGTGATCAATGCTGCACGTTCTCCCTGCTATTCATACTAGCCCTGCATGTCTTTGGCACTTCGGGGGTGCGTCTCTCGgtcatttttctttttggaATCATTGTTTTTTGCTGCTGGCTGGTGCCATTGCATCTCTTTTCGAGCGCGGTAAGCACTCCTCAGTCAACACACGAGTGAGCGTCCTCCGATCTTGCGGTACTGACGAAGTGTATAGTGAAGGGGGCTTCGTGCTCCCCCAAGGGTCACATACCcacatatatatatttgTGCAAACGTAAACGCAGAGATGTGCGGGCTCTCCCACAGCCCGAAAGGCAGAGTAGTCACCATCGGAGAGGATGGCGTTGTGCATGTGGCCCACGGGCACACATCTATGTGGTGCGGGATGAACCCTGTGATACACAGGCGAGGCAACACGCTGCGGCAACTGTATATGAGTGCAGAGATGAAGCCTCTTATCAGCAGAAGCACTTATCCTTCTTTAGCGATACCCACATGGGGGAAACTTCGATGGATGCTAGctgcgtttcttttctgctttgtcTGGAGTGATACCCCTCACCATTCCCCtgtttccctctccgccGTTGCTCTCCAATGTCCCCCCTGCTGTtttgcttttcctctctgctgGATGACATATGCGTATGCTGCTCCTACAACAACCGTGCGGCTCAACCACACTATTAATTAaccccatctccctctctacaacgttctcctccacctctctctctctctctcacacccgcacaccccCAACGCAGATCATAGTCAAGCGCATTCGACTCTTCATCGgtaactctctctctctctctcaccacaATCTTCGCTTCTTGGCCTTTTCGCACAGCGCTGTATTTCTTCCACACTCAAAACGAAAACGTAGCCGTTCAATTTTATTTTCTCCTATTAAAAGTAGTGACATTACGTCTCTCTGGGTGTGTAGGAAAGCCATCGTTCATcatccctctttttcttccagTACCAAGCAAGGCTTCTCTTTCCCAACCGGCAAGATGTCTGCACCAGACGGCCAAGGAATGCGGGCGGTTATTCTGGTGGGCGGCTTCGGCACTCGTCTCCGTCCGTTGACGCTGACAACGCCGAAGCCCCTCGTCCCGTTCTGCAACAAGCCGATGATCATTCACCAAATCGAGGCATTGAAGGCGGTTGGCGTTACAGAAGTGATTCTAGCTGTGGCGTACCGGCCGGAGACGATGAAGGCTGAGCTGGACGAGTGGTCACAGAAGCTCGGTATTTCCTTCGTCTTCTCTGTAGAGGAGGAGCCACTCGGCACGGCCGGCCCGCTTGGTCTCGCGCGCGATATCCTGCTGCAGGACGACAAGCCGTTTTTTGTGCTGAACTCCGATGTCACTTGTAAGTTTCCGCTGCAAGAGCTTCTGAGCTTTCACCAGGCGCACGGTGGGGAGGGCACCATCATGGTCTCGCAGGTGGAGCAGTGGGAGAAATACGGTGTTGTCGTGTACTCGCCGCAGACCTACCAGATTGAGCGTTTTGTGGAGAAACCGAAGAAGTTTCTTGGAGATCGAATCAACGCCGGCATTTACATCTTCAACAAGAGCATCCTGAAGCGCATTCCTCCCTGCCGAGCGTCCATCGAGAAAGAGATCTTTCCTGTGATGGCGTCAGAGGGTCAGCTCTACGCGTTCAACGTGGAGGGCTTCTGGATGGATATTGGCCAGCCGAAGGACTACATTTTGGGCATGACCAAGTTTATCGATTCCTTGGTTAGTGGTGGCTGCGAGACGGAGCAGTTGCGCACGGAGGCAAAGGAGCACCAGAATGGTAGCCGCTTTGCTGTGGTTGGCGCTTCTCTGATTCACCCCACCGCAAAGatcggcgatggcgccgtGATTGGTCCCCATGCTTCGATTGGCGCCAACTGCGTTATTGGCGAGTCGTGCCGTATCAATAACGCTGCCATCTTAGATAACACCAAGGTCGGCAAGGGTACAATTGTGGTTTGCAGCATAGTGGGCTGGAACAGCCGAATTGGCAGCTGGTGCCACATCGAGGGCACGTCTGTGCTCGGCGATGATGTCGAGGTCAAGGATGGCGTTGTCCTCGTTGGGGCCAAGGTGCTTCCCAACAAGGATGTTGGCGATCATCACTTCGAGCCTGGGATCATCATGTAGCGCTGGATCAGCGTGGAGGAACGCGCGGTGCTTCATTGTTTGAGCGAAATGCACTTAGCCTATTTTATTCTCGATGGTATGAGTGACTTGTTGGGTATAGTATCCTTGACGCCGAGACACATCGATACACCGACACTGATagtcacacacacgagcCTACAGATACTTATACGGGCAcggtcagcagcgacgggtTAAGGGGTGAACAGGGGAGGTTGGGCATGGCTGTCAGGGCTGTCTACACGTGGTCTTGTGCAGGATGGTGAGGGATGGCTGCCAAGCGACGCGCTAGTGCATGCGCAGCATATGTGCTTCTtttgctcgctctctttctccttcttctcgtaTTTTTCACATTGTCTGCTCGTAGGCTATTGTCTCGCACACTCTTTCATTTTCTTACTGTGTCATCCTG harbors:
- the CYP11 gene encoding cyclophilin 11, putative (TriTrypDB/GeneDB-style sysID: LpmP.23.0060); translated protein: MSRMSVPPKVGKRPDIAMENTNPKVFFDINIDNKPAGRIVMELYADTVPKTAENFRALCTGEKGKGRSGKPLHYKNSVFHRVIPNFMIQGGDFTRGNGTGGESIYGTTFRDESFSGKAGRHTGLGCLSMANAGSNTNGSQFFICTAATPWLDGKHVVFGRVINGLDVVKKVERLGSSSGKTRSRIVVSDCGELAGDKTKAQLQQHQQQKQQPAKASVGMRPVTDTKAVEKKLVVSSPVAEAKKTLCAKKDALPRASASSEAKKRIREVNEDEARLVRLREKKAKLAALRSSAEGNE
- a CDS encoding hypothetical protein (TriTrypDB/GeneDB-style sysID: LpmP.23.0070), which encodes MLRCVSRSLWYQFKDLKSKTILEKLRNRKLQQGVHPSDLDMEELAKESGIAPPSSVSVQDFMHEKEAVLEMLQEQRLRRIARREAFLEWQAGQREKGAAHRLVRQSRKAEKYKRRHYHATSGRMLPLSVSPGEALPERHTTTSVPKACVSSTEFLRGGSAEKYHAIHLSLGKK
- a CDS encoding agmatinase-like protein (TriTrypDB/GeneDB-style sysID: LpmP.23.0080), which produces MFTKFLSRVRALPPRSGDWANKLGPVALMGYSGGAHMSSTKLLNHFYESPRDCDMYAELTFHEPGPVECPPETVIFLPVIQCGEMLNDTNEPSGVTKDDWYVALTEATTELLEKGYVPVSAGGDGSATLAMIEAYKRLFQSSEVVLIHFSSKPSLERAEQPIRVLLEKDLLKGVVEIGNRCVSSGDRKIRKQNKIMYMDIQAIYAKGLFCIRDIRNDYPVFLSIDADVLDPAFAPAVQSPVSGGLSTRDLLHIMTGIRGPKVAGIDIHGYHPTLDVCRGDGLGLTQMALAKVLKESIVKAYTISTQTAEEGLERVRMLQRQGTLSDNPYPDH
- a CDS encoding hypothetical protein (TriTrypDB/GeneDB-style sysID: LpmP.23.0090), giving the protein MRTVNEMIIRKKERQHGEGMARGLTISPESLAELKSLEDALKLESQKTVGLQNAANVTLRQMEEVERSLEQTEKQLVKAKRSTGWDIDRNSACTETAVESEFKEKKKQLSSLASEQRTLTEVSERLKQQAAELQSKIDATEDMDELFAEAEEELRQANTRYKELNEQVKSNERIQKKTERVLTVANTQDLYKPIRQLEGDKRVLHCNLSKLRETNVSNSKSILSLEVRLRQLETRLEAINGFLREVFAEVEDDEPMDNVPEGSAEVPLAQFEELSAALELSRETVVQRDDQLDEHDCKIEQLERKIIILQNAITSREVSSKVQSRGRDKQQRDMYLAYSRRRWKLQAERDQLAAENITLRKKLASV
- a CDS encoding hypothetical protein (TriTrypDB/GeneDB-style sysID: LpmP.23.0100), whose protein sequence is MTALVEEIREKYSLSLSADYVERCLQSKASLTSLELYQKSLSENLRDICGSSLLPYGIATQVSATLPNAVVMQINASRDATQPLRPCADTSEEEAILNAAVQRHSSKRLLRLQLTDGNVELPALELSTLRVFKGIPTPGEKVLIHKDAEVHNGCIIFSESNVSLLGGEVHQLKQDFLAHRRRLEAGYQTSNGLDGAPRFAPLMVGQQYHRNVTHIGSSADMGQHGGTTLCNANGRGRGRGSYAHSGGGAGYAQQANDSYGRRGRGGGHSRGGRGGRGGDNAYGNDGWRSGGRSGGGHGGRGVGGGVNYCGRVGDVSHHVDTANFQPCTEKFPEINEANFPRLV
- a CDS encoding nicotinamide N-methyltransferase, putative (TriTrypDB/GeneDB-style sysID: LpmP.23.0110), with the translated sequence MNTKGGQRNVLVGACYDSKYANVETLRKLVLLDCRYAWVDLPFSTCAARYQMLARQRGAAASGPTTRENAELVALLNTDSIPQYVWPAANPMCEWVTSHSNMFEGKSVLELGCGAGILGFTVAQHARQVVLTDCSPVSLALVLESVARNDYRNCDVAVLQWGREDQLAKIKLECSVDSFDIVIGSDIFYFSNSLKAGLETARSALLPRHDSDAVFLCGSVTRSDRMEFDLEQIPLREGFVLAELLVLDPFRLYIWKMSASQ
- the GDPMP gene encoding GDP-mannose pyrophosphorylase (TriTrypDB/GeneDB-style sysID: LpmP.23.0120), which translates into the protein MSAPDGQGMRAVILVGGFGTRLRPLTLTTPKPLVPFCNKPMIIHQIEALKAVGVTEVILAVAYRPETMKAELDEWSQKLGISFVFSVEEEPLGTAGPLGLARDILLQDDKPFFVLNSDVTCKFPLQELLSFHQAHGGEGTIMVSQVEQWEKYGVVVYSPQTYQIERFVEKPKKFLGDRINAGIYIFNKSILKRIPPCRASIEKEIFPVMASEGQLYAFNVEGFWMDIGQPKDYILGMTKFIDSLVSGGCETEQLRTEAKEHQNGSRFAVVGASLIHPTAKIGDGAVIGPHASIGANCVIGESCRINNAAILDNTKVGKGTIVVCSIVGWNSRIGSWCHIEGTSVLGDDVEVKDGVVLVGAKVLPNKDVGDHHFEPGIIM